A single window of Malus sylvestris chromosome 5, drMalSylv7.2, whole genome shotgun sequence DNA harbors:
- the LOC126621584 gene encoding stigma-specific STIG1-like protein 1 encodes MKAFKVFLLLAMLMALAITLSATPDQEESFLDEDNNDTDDATKSMQSEKTTSLIGRSRFLASRAAVPTCDKYPRVCRATGSAGRDCCKKKCVDTNTDRVNCGKCGKKCKYGETCCKGKCVNPRSDKKNCGSCNNKCKKGSSCVYGMCSYA; translated from the coding sequence ATGAAAGCCTTCAAGGTTTTTCTTCTGCTTGCCATGCTAATGGCTTTAGCCATTACTCTCTCCGCAACACCGGACCAAGAAGAATCGTTCTTGGACGAGGATAATAATGATACAGATGATGCAACCAAAAGCATGCAGTCAGAAAAAACTACTTCTCTTATCGGAAGAAGCCGCTTCCTTGCCTCTCGGGCCGCTGTGCCCACATGCGACAAATACCCTAGAGTTTGTCGGGCGACGGGCAGCGCAGGGCGAGATTGCTGCAAGAAGAAATGCGTGGATACGAACACAGACAGAGTAAACTGTGGCAAGTGCGGGAAGAAATGCAAGTACGGGGAGACATGCTGCAAAGGCAAGTGTGTGAACCCTAGGTCTGACAAGAAAAATTGTGGGAGCTGCAACAACAAGTGCAAGAAAGGCAGTTCATGTGTCTATGGGATGTGCAGCTACGCATGA